The following coding sequences are from one Streptomyces venezuelae window:
- a CDS encoding NUDIX hydrolase has product MTDLPLVAGAVVQHEGDVLLIRRTISEGSLVWQFPAGKVDVGETPLEAAAREALEEAGVVVEPLAVIGERVHPVTERRVVYVACRWLSGAAGVASPREVSAAEWVTVDEMQARIPGGVYGPVWEYLAGPALPS; this is encoded by the coding sequence GTGACGGACCTGCCGTTGGTCGCGGGTGCGGTGGTGCAGCACGAGGGCGATGTGCTGCTGATCCGCCGCACCATCTCTGAGGGCAGCCTTGTCTGGCAATTCCCGGCGGGCAAGGTCGACGTGGGCGAGACGCCTCTGGAAGCCGCCGCCCGGGAGGCGTTGGAGGAGGCGGGTGTCGTCGTGGAGCCGCTGGCGGTGATTGGTGAGCGGGTGCATCCGGTGACGGAGCGGCGGGTCGTGTACGTCGCCTGCCGCTGGCTGTCGGGTGCCGCCGGCGTGGCGTCGCCACGTGAAGTGTCGGCGGCGGAGTGGGTGACGGTCGACGAGATGCAGGCTCGGATCCCTGGCGGCGTGTACGGGCCGGTGTGGGAATACCTGGCCGGGCCCGCTCTGCCCTCCTGA
- a CDS encoding DUF6907 domain-containing protein, with product MTLAHSIEAASAADTVLPPRLRPALVNGQQVWVRCEPWCVTDHVAENERFLEDVTHEGAAVDLLVPRPDGTLRLLASARVLMSDRGGPEDGPMVVVDFEDVQSLYLSPDEVQTAADRVAAFEARLRELGRVAADV from the coding sequence ATGACTTTAGCGCACTCAATTGAGGCGGCATCTGCCGCGGATACCGTTCTCCCGCCTCGTCTTCGTCCGGCGCTGGTGAATGGCCAGCAGGTGTGGGTTCGCTGCGAACCTTGGTGCGTCACTGATCATGTCGCGGAGAACGAACGGTTCCTGGAGGACGTGACGCACGAGGGCGCGGCCGTGGATCTGCTGGTTCCGCGCCCGGACGGCACCCTCCGACTGTTGGCGTCGGCGCGGGTCCTCATGTCGGATCGCGGCGGGCCGGAAGACGGACCGATGGTCGTCGTGGACTTCGAGGACGTGCAGTCCCTGTATCTGTCGCCGGATGAGGTTCAGACCGCGGCGGATCGTGTGGCCGCGTTCGAGGCGCGACTGCGAGAGCTGGGGCGTGTAGCTGCCGACGTTTGA
- a CDS encoding helix-turn-helix domain-containing protein has translation MPSIALATAADVAYWTGRPVGTIWRWASEGRIKVYGKGRNARYDLMEIDPAERDKETQQVISPTPPPKIKAREADTHAA, from the coding sequence ATGCCCTCCATCGCACTCGCCACCGCAGCAGACGTCGCCTACTGGACCGGGCGCCCCGTCGGCACGATATGGCGCTGGGCATCCGAAGGCCGCATCAAGGTCTACGGCAAGGGCCGCAACGCCCGCTACGACCTGATGGAGATCGACCCAGCCGAGCGGGACAAGGAAACCCAGCAGGTCATCAGCCCCACCCCACCCCCGAAAATCAAGGCGCGCGAGGCAGACACCCACGCCGCCTGA
- a CDS encoding DUF4236 domain-containing protein, with amino-acid sequence MPITFRKSFQIFPGVRLNSNRRSWSITVGPKGGPKRTWSSTGQTTTSYDLPGPFGYRSTRRRNHP; translated from the coding sequence GTGCCGATCACATTCCGCAAGAGCTTCCAGATCTTCCCCGGAGTCCGCCTCAACAGCAACCGCCGATCGTGGTCAATCACCGTCGGCCCCAAGGGCGGGCCCAAGCGCACCTGGTCCAGCACCGGACAGACCACCACCAGCTACGACCTGCCCGGCCCCTTCGGCTACAGGTCAACCCGCCGCCGCAACCACCCCTGA
- a CDS encoding class I SAM-dependent methyltransferase — MTAEAVIRAWDHAEPEAIHPTRHVSEDAYWESGKAQADMLASVIPDGAKVLDFGCGDGRVAVPMAGLGYDVTAIDASQRMLDRLTERAPDVTTVQADADGIAAHLGRRRMDAVYALAVLIHHNWADCLHIIGRLRAATKLGGILVLDWPVSETPEEADSWIGITTWARQQQDAICAELGLEPVESELPWGVYRAIKTN; from the coding sequence GTGACCGCCGAAGCCGTCATCCGAGCCTGGGATCATGCTGAGCCCGAGGCGATCCATCCCACGCGCCACGTCTCTGAGGACGCCTACTGGGAGTCCGGGAAGGCGCAGGCCGACATGCTCGCCAGCGTCATCCCCGACGGGGCGAAGGTGCTCGACTTCGGCTGCGGTGACGGCCGCGTCGCCGTGCCCATGGCCGGGCTCGGATACGACGTGACCGCCATCGACGCCTCGCAGCGAATGCTCGACCGGCTCACCGAACGCGCCCCCGACGTGACGACCGTGCAGGCCGACGCCGACGGCATCGCCGCCCATCTCGGCCGTCGCCGCATGGACGCCGTGTACGCGCTCGCCGTCCTCATCCACCACAACTGGGCCGACTGCCTCCACATCATCGGCAGGCTCCGGGCCGCCACCAAGCTCGGCGGGATCCTCGTCCTCGACTGGCCCGTCTCCGAGACACCCGAAGAAGCCGACAGCTGGATCGGCATCACCACCTGGGCGCGGCAGCAGCAAGACGCTATCTGCGCCGAACTCGGCCTGGAGCCCGTCGAGTCCGAGCTGCCGTGGGGCGTCTACCGGGCGATCAAGACCAACTGA
- a CDS encoding helix-turn-helix domain-containing protein: MKPTLTARELKVLELIATGFTYAEIAEQLSIGVDGAKGAASRMMMRLGALNAPHAVYLATQAGILKRRRGRPSGPPRQPLTARQAQVLTTAADGASLTVVARRLNSTREQVAARLAEAYLRLGVTHLPRGQRRTAAVTVARKRGLIPNPAKETA, encoded by the coding sequence GTGAAGCCGACCCTGACCGCACGCGAGCTCAAGGTGCTCGAGCTGATCGCTACCGGGTTTACCTACGCGGAGATCGCCGAGCAGCTGTCCATCGGCGTCGACGGCGCAAAAGGGGCGGCGAGCCGCATGATGATGCGCCTCGGCGCCCTGAACGCCCCGCACGCCGTCTACCTCGCCACCCAAGCCGGAATCCTTAAGCGGCGCCGCGGCAGGCCGTCAGGGCCCCCACGGCAGCCCCTCACGGCCCGGCAAGCTCAAGTCCTCACCACCGCGGCAGACGGGGCCAGCCTCACCGTCGTCGCCCGGCGGCTCAACAGCACCCGCGAACAGGTCGCCGCCCGACTCGCCGAGGCGTACCTCCGCCTCGGCGTCACCCACCTACCCCGCGGCCAACGCCGCACCGCAGCCGTCACCGTGGCCCGCAAGCGCGGGCTCATCCCCAACCCCGCCAAGGAAACCGCATGA
- a CDS encoding helix-turn-helix domain-containing protein, which produces MTEQPAQPRRPRPSVEHGPTAQAVAANVRRMRKRRSMSTYELSAVLTKMGRPIAASAIAKLERGERQVNVDELMVLACALRTPPSALLLPPDDSPDAVIEITGVGTVSADAAWDWVDGKRPLNASERFERPYSHERLEHTLYSRPPLRGEKEVGCVSS; this is translated from the coding sequence ATGACAGAGCAGCCTGCACAGCCGCGCCGTCCGCGCCCCTCGGTGGAGCATGGGCCCACAGCCCAGGCCGTCGCCGCCAACGTCCGCCGGATGCGCAAGCGGCGGAGTATGTCGACGTATGAGCTCTCGGCTGTGCTAACGAAGATGGGGCGTCCGATCGCGGCGTCCGCTATCGCCAAGCTGGAACGGGGGGAGAGGCAGGTCAACGTCGACGAGCTCATGGTCTTGGCCTGCGCGCTGAGGACGCCGCCGTCTGCGCTCCTACTGCCACCGGATGACTCGCCGGATGCAGTCATCGAGATCACTGGCGTCGGCACCGTCTCGGCGGACGCCGCTTGGGACTGGGTAGATGGCAAGCGGCCATTGAATGCTTCAGAGCGCTTCGAGCGGCCGTACAGCCATGAACGATTGGAGCACACGCTCTACTCCCGCCCTCCCCTTCGTGGTGAAAAGGAGGTCGGATGCGTGTCTTCCTGA
- a CDS encoding NAD-dependent epimerase/dehydratase family protein, whose translation MRVFLSGASGFVGRHLHQTLRDRGDDVLAIDLNCTPLVKSGDALDFFRTDDQRFDLAIHAAAVVGGRASIDGSPLGVATNLALDSWYFRWLVRTGTPRAVYFSSSAAYPIALQQPGPIHRLVETDIDYAQPGRPDATYGLAKLAGEQLARYAEAEGTRIHILRPFSGYGEDQADCYPFPAFIRRAKQRQDPFEIWGDGSSTRDWIHVSDLVAATLAAVDQDFTGPVNLGWGRPVSFDELAGLVTTMSGYQPELKHLPTAPQGVHHRVCDPKRMLDFFSPKISLEEGIQRALNT comes from the coding sequence ATGCGTGTCTTCCTGAGCGGCGCGTCCGGCTTCGTCGGCCGTCACCTGCACCAGACCCTGCGCGACCGGGGCGACGACGTCCTCGCGATCGACCTCAACTGCACCCCGCTCGTGAAGAGCGGCGACGCTCTCGACTTCTTCCGCACCGACGACCAGCGCTTCGACCTCGCCATCCACGCTGCGGCAGTCGTCGGCGGCCGGGCCAGCATCGACGGCAGCCCCCTCGGCGTCGCCACCAACCTCGCCCTCGACTCCTGGTACTTCCGCTGGCTGGTCCGCACCGGCACCCCGCGCGCCGTGTACTTCAGCTCAAGCGCGGCCTATCCGATCGCGCTTCAGCAGCCCGGCCCGATCCACCGGCTCGTCGAGACGGACATCGACTACGCGCAGCCCGGACGGCCCGACGCGACGTATGGGCTGGCCAAGCTGGCGGGGGAGCAGCTCGCCCGGTACGCCGAAGCTGAGGGAACGCGCATTCACATCCTCAGGCCGTTCTCCGGTTACGGCGAAGATCAGGCGGACTGCTACCCGTTCCCCGCGTTCATCCGCCGCGCCAAGCAGCGGCAGGACCCGTTCGAGATCTGGGGCGACGGCAGCAGCACCCGCGACTGGATCCACGTATCGGACCTGGTGGCCGCCACGCTCGCGGCCGTCGACCAGGACTTCACCGGGCCCGTCAACCTCGGCTGGGGACGGCCCGTCAGCTTCGACGAACTCGCCGGACTCGTCACCACCATGAGCGGCTACCAGCCCGAACTGAAACACCTGCCGACCGCACCGCAAGGCGTCCACCACCGAGTCTGCGACCCCAAGCGGATGCTCGACTTCTTCAGCCCGAAGATCTCCCTCGAAGAGGGGATCCAGCGGGCGCTCAACACCTGA
- a CDS encoding DUF6907 domain-containing protein — MPARVGRPGERVTIYVECPTDWCIVDHVAEPVGAAEDINHQGAPAVLNLAADQAAGVPTAVYLSWWPGSHDVAAQPCLAVDVDRDVAVYGRTGALAIADQIIAFGQDVRRLAETLPEDMVLPTGGEES, encoded by the coding sequence GTGCCTGCGAGGGTCGGCAGACCCGGCGAGCGGGTCACGATCTATGTCGAGTGCCCGACGGATTGGTGCATCGTCGATCATGTCGCCGAGCCTGTGGGCGCCGCCGAGGACATCAATCACCAGGGCGCCCCCGCAGTCCTGAATCTGGCGGCCGACCAGGCGGCCGGTGTGCCGACCGCGGTGTACCTGTCGTGGTGGCCCGGCTCGCACGATGTCGCCGCCCAGCCGTGCCTGGCCGTCGACGTTGACCGCGACGTGGCCGTGTACGGCCGCACCGGAGCGCTCGCCATCGCCGACCAGATCATCGCCTTCGGGCAGGACGTCCGCCGGCTGGCGGAGACCCTGCCCGAGGACATGGTGCTCCCGACCGGCGGTGAAGAGTCGTGA
- a CDS encoding DUF6247 family protein: MSDQPMSPSPSEPVLPRPAVTVGALRAAVDRLDPEQTAAFDREFAAFTAESAASGSGAPVSAFLRKWAVWVERMRVPATAARVRELEAAMGAAKTDDEARAVAVEMSELLHKITADLVLP; encoded by the coding sequence GTGTCTGACCAGCCCATGAGCCCGTCCCCGTCGGAGCCGGTGCTTCCTCGTCCTGCTGTGACGGTGGGGGCGCTGCGTGCCGCGGTGGATCGTCTGGATCCGGAGCAGACAGCCGCGTTCGACAGGGAGTTCGCTGCCTTTACGGCTGAGTCGGCCGCTTCTGGGAGTGGCGCGCCGGTTTCGGCGTTTCTGCGTAAGTGGGCGGTGTGGGTGGAGCGCATGCGGGTGCCGGCGACGGCGGCGCGGGTGCGTGAGCTGGAGGCTGCAATGGGTGCAGCGAAAACCGACGACGAAGCACGGGCGGTGGCGGTGGAGATGAGTGAACTGCTGCACAAGATCACGGCTGATCTTGTCTTGCCGTGA
- a CDS encoding glycosyltransferase family 2 protein, producing the protein MADDLLVIIPTRGRPQAVMSLVRAWHETGATADLLFAVDNDDPELDAYKREAAKFMKGGQVRFVFGKRLRLVGTLNAQAVKAAKKYRYLAFMGDDHRPRPAAVAWDARIRECLSGGPGIVYGNDLLQGEAMATAVAMTSDIVDTLGYMAPPALVHLCVDLCWVDWGRGMGRITYLDDMVIEHLHPANGKAVVDQGYQECNSPEQVSADSAAYYDYRNNGGLEADLDKLRKLVKEAA; encoded by the coding sequence ATGGCCGACGACCTGCTCGTCATCATCCCGACCAGAGGCAGGCCGCAGGCTGTCATGTCCCTCGTCAGGGCGTGGCACGAGACCGGGGCGACAGCAGATCTGCTGTTCGCCGTCGACAACGACGACCCGGAGCTCGACGCGTACAAACGCGAGGCCGCGAAGTTCATGAAGGGCGGCCAAGTCCGTTTCGTGTTCGGGAAGCGGCTGCGCCTCGTCGGCACCCTCAACGCCCAAGCGGTCAAGGCCGCGAAGAAGTACCGTTACCTGGCCTTCATGGGCGACGATCACCGGCCTCGTCCTGCTGCGGTGGCGTGGGATGCGCGGATCCGCGAGTGCCTGTCGGGCGGGCCCGGCATCGTCTACGGCAACGACCTGCTCCAGGGCGAGGCCATGGCGACCGCTGTGGCGATGACCTCGGACATCGTCGACACGCTCGGCTACATGGCGCCTCCGGCCCTTGTGCACCTCTGCGTCGATCTTTGTTGGGTCGACTGGGGTCGCGGTATGGGGCGGATCACCTACCTCGACGACATGGTCATCGAGCACCTGCACCCTGCCAACGGCAAGGCCGTCGTGGATCAGGGCTACCAGGAGTGCAACAGCCCCGAGCAGGTGTCCGCCGACTCGGCCGCCTACTACGACTACCGCAACAACGGCGGCCTCGAAGCCGACCTGGACAAGCTGCGGAAGCTCGTCAAGGAGGCAGCGTGA
- a CDS encoding peptide deformylase: MQAAAEAFIAELKHWRDIRGKSQSKLAREVGYTPSYVSKVEGGQLPASEEFANLADDALQAGGAIRRAFRDIVKHGHPVAPHPASNGEDSHTTNLIVEHEDTTLHYDGHVYRATQRRRLYNDSPDPVTRYLIRISVDRYPGDPERSNRHYRENPLTWEEIGLSASLDGEPLTWRVKHDRDAFKELWLLFDQSPLYPGESSWLEYSYTVTDEKWGSWFQRAVRLPTQRMSVRLDFPAEIDPTVWGTETTMTAEGGPLRTPIRRTEGGGRRIYSWSTEDPPLHARYRLEWKFRQRPDLEESQQVTETMPEAKASERMRAVGVVQEGDPILAKTARRFDLPAEAEDARRVVAELVSACERAATVHVFGKGMGMAAPQIGIDRAAAIVRTPDGESITLFNPQIVEESPDTDEQYEGCLSFFDVRGKVPRPLAISVEHTDIDGTERITIFERGLARLVAHEVDHLHGQLYRSRMREGVEPIPVSEYRGTGSGWKYGSP, encoded by the coding sequence ATGCAGGCGGCAGCCGAAGCGTTCATCGCCGAACTGAAGCACTGGCGCGACATTCGCGGCAAGAGTCAGTCCAAGCTGGCGCGCGAGGTCGGCTACACGCCGTCCTACGTGTCGAAGGTCGAGGGCGGACAACTGCCCGCCTCCGAGGAGTTCGCCAACCTGGCGGACGATGCCCTGCAGGCTGGCGGGGCGATCCGGCGAGCGTTCCGGGACATCGTGAAGCACGGCCACCCCGTGGCCCCGCACCCTGCATCGAATGGCGAGGACTCGCACACGACGAACCTGATCGTCGAGCACGAGGACACGACGCTGCACTACGACGGACACGTGTACCGGGCCACACAGCGACGCCGCCTGTACAACGACTCCCCCGACCCAGTCACCCGCTACCTGATCCGGATCTCAGTCGACCGCTACCCCGGCGACCCGGAGCGCTCGAATCGGCACTACCGCGAGAACCCGCTCACCTGGGAAGAGATCGGTCTCAGTGCCTCTCTCGACGGTGAACCGTTGACGTGGCGCGTCAAGCACGATCGGGACGCGTTCAAGGAGTTGTGGCTCCTCTTCGACCAGTCTCCGCTCTATCCTGGCGAATCATCCTGGCTTGAGTACAGCTACACCGTTACCGATGAAAAATGGGGATCTTGGTTCCAGCGTGCGGTGCGCCTGCCAACGCAGCGCATGAGCGTGCGCCTCGACTTCCCCGCTGAGATCGACCCGACGGTGTGGGGCACCGAGACGACCATGACCGCCGAGGGCGGCCCCCTGCGCACGCCGATCCGGCGTACCGAAGGGGGCGGCCGACGGATCTATTCGTGGTCGACGGAGGACCCGCCGCTGCACGCCAGGTACCGGCTCGAATGGAAGTTCCGCCAGCGCCCCGATCTTGAGGAGTCCCAGCAGGTGACAGAGACCATGCCCGAAGCGAAGGCCAGCGAGAGGATGCGCGCCGTCGGTGTCGTCCAGGAGGGCGATCCGATCCTCGCCAAGACGGCGCGGAGGTTCGATCTCCCGGCCGAGGCTGAGGATGCCCGCAGAGTCGTGGCCGAGCTCGTCTCCGCGTGCGAGCGCGCCGCAACCGTCCACGTGTTCGGCAAGGGCATGGGTATGGCTGCCCCGCAGATCGGCATCGACCGGGCTGCGGCAATCGTCCGCACCCCGGACGGCGAGTCGATCACGCTGTTCAATCCACAGATCGTCGAAGAGTCGCCCGACACCGATGAGCAGTACGAGGGCTGTCTGAGCTTCTTCGACGTCCGCGGCAAGGTCCCCCGGCCGCTCGCCATCTCCGTCGAGCACACCGACATCGACGGTACCGAGCGGATCACGATCTTCGAGCGCGGCCTGGCCCGCCTCGTCGCCCACGAAGTCGATCACCTGCACGGCCAGTTGTACCGGTCGCGGATGCGCGAGGGCGTAGAGCCGATCCCTGTGTCGGAGTACCGCGGGACCGGCAGTGGCTGGAAGTACGGCAGTCCGTGA
- a CDS encoding phage portal protein: protein MTVSIPDLPLVYLSDDELGLINMLRADMLRDRWALQLRDAYFNGEQLVRDLGISIPPQLKGLHTVIGWPRVGVESLEERLDLEAFRWADGSDSSDLAEIAQANDLFDESNLAHLDALVYGREYLAVGSGDLDGDSPPLISAESPLDMTLMWDARLRMGTAALRECAADTYIESGPEERMLVLYLPDQTVMCLPSESGGWEVVDRDIHNLGVVPVVRMANRQRTADRVGKSEITPEVMSITDAACRRLMGMEVAAEFFGAPQRYILGASESAFQDADGTAKSAWETYIGRVLALERDENDNVPAVGQFAAHDPTGMTKIIDLYARIMSSQFGLPPHMLGYTTDNPASADAIRSTEAKLVKRSERRIRRFGAAWQQAMRLALWVRDGEPPEKTRRIETVWRNPATPTVAAQADATVKLVQAGILPADSDVTLEMAGLSEGQRQRVRSDRQRANGRAVLDRLAALGAVDDEVQSPEVVDGDAGLG from the coding sequence GTGACCGTCTCGATCCCTGATCTCCCACTGGTGTATCTGTCGGACGACGAGCTCGGACTGATCAACATGCTGCGGGCGGACATGCTGCGTGACCGGTGGGCTCTGCAGCTGCGGGACGCCTATTTCAACGGTGAGCAGCTGGTGCGTGATCTCGGCATCAGTATCCCGCCGCAGCTCAAGGGTCTGCACACGGTGATCGGCTGGCCGCGTGTCGGCGTCGAGTCGCTGGAGGAGCGCCTGGATTTGGAGGCGTTCCGCTGGGCGGACGGTTCGGACTCGTCGGACTTGGCGGAGATCGCCCAGGCCAATGACCTGTTCGACGAGTCGAACCTGGCTCATCTGGATGCGTTGGTGTACGGCCGCGAGTACCTGGCGGTCGGCTCCGGCGACCTCGACGGGGACAGCCCGCCGTTGATCTCGGCGGAGTCGCCGCTGGATATGACGCTGATGTGGGATGCACGCCTGCGGATGGGCACGGCCGCGCTGCGGGAGTGCGCCGCTGACACGTACATCGAGTCGGGTCCTGAGGAGCGGATGCTGGTCCTGTATCTGCCGGATCAGACGGTGATGTGCCTGCCGTCGGAGTCGGGCGGCTGGGAGGTCGTCGACCGCGACATCCACAACCTCGGTGTGGTGCCGGTCGTGAGGATGGCGAACCGCCAGCGCACCGCGGACCGGGTCGGCAAGAGCGAGATCACCCCCGAGGTCATGTCGATCACGGACGCCGCGTGCCGTCGGCTGATGGGCATGGAGGTGGCCGCGGAGTTCTTCGGCGCCCCGCAGCGCTACATCCTCGGCGCGTCCGAGTCTGCGTTCCAGGACGCGGACGGCACCGCCAAGAGCGCGTGGGAGACGTACATCGGCCGGGTGCTCGCCCTGGAGCGGGACGAGAACGACAACGTCCCGGCTGTCGGCCAGTTCGCGGCGCATGACCCGACGGGCATGACGAAAATCATCGACCTGTATGCGCGGATCATGTCCAGCCAGTTCGGGCTGCCGCCGCACATGCTCGGTTACACGACCGACAACCCTGCCTCCGCCGACGCGATCCGCTCGACCGAGGCGAAGCTCGTCAAGCGATCCGAGCGGCGCATCCGCCGGTTCGGGGCTGCCTGGCAGCAGGCCATGCGCCTCGCCCTGTGGGTACGCGACGGCGAGCCGCCGGAGAAGACGCGGCGTATCGAGACGGTGTGGCGCAACCCAGCGACACCCACGGTGGCCGCGCAGGCGGACGCCACGGTCAAGCTCGTCCAGGCAGGGATCCTGCCCGCGGACTCCGATGTGACGCTGGAGATGGCCGGGTTGTCAGAGGGGCAGCGGCAGCGGGTCCGTTCAGACCGGCAGCGGGCCAACGGCCGGGCAGTCCTGGACCGTCTGGCTGCTCTGGGCGCCGTGGACGACGAGGTCCAGTCTCCGGAGGTCGTCGATGGCGACGCTGGTCTCGGATGA
- a CDS encoding terminase, whose protein sequence is MPDGWDAQGQPVGKPWSEVRTPLVQIAAVSETQTKNTWAPLLEMLQGPVIDAYPGLEPLDTFVNLPRGRIEPITSSARTVKGNKPVFAVLDQTEEWVRSNRGNRLAETMRINAAKVGGTTIESPNAFIPGEGSVAEESAAFWAKIREGRARDDGLFYDHREAPPETDMTDRQSLLAGLTFTYGDSADRNGGHVDLDTIVATIWDPGTDPQTARADFLNQITHASDSWISQPEWAGVAAADKVVGRGEEVVLGFDGSRRRNRGVTDATALVGCRVSDGHLFLLGCWEQPDGPFGQDWQVPTIEVLAAVEDAFREYKVVGMYADPARWESHVAKWEADHGRRLKLKSSTQHPIEWWMTGGRAVQIVRALEKFRSSVVDGELSHDGSSVLTRHILNARRRESRSGIQIMKEHPDSPRKIDAAIAAVLAWQCRVDAMAKGLGKKKAGKSGRVVVLR, encoded by the coding sequence GTGCCCGACGGCTGGGATGCGCAAGGCCAGCCGGTTGGTAAGCCGTGGTCGGAGGTCCGGACGCCGCTGGTGCAGATCGCCGCGGTGTCGGAGACGCAGACGAAGAACACGTGGGCGCCACTGCTGGAGATGCTGCAGGGCCCGGTGATCGACGCGTACCCCGGCCTTGAGCCTCTCGACACCTTCGTCAATCTGCCCCGTGGGCGCATTGAGCCGATCACGTCGTCGGCCCGGACGGTGAAGGGCAACAAGCCTGTCTTCGCTGTGCTGGACCAGACCGAGGAGTGGGTGCGTTCGAACCGCGGCAACCGGCTCGCGGAGACGATGAGGATCAATGCCGCCAAGGTGGGTGGTACGACGATCGAATCTCCGAATGCGTTTATCCCCGGCGAGGGCAGCGTGGCCGAGGAGTCGGCCGCCTTCTGGGCGAAGATCCGTGAGGGCCGGGCCCGTGATGACGGCCTTTTCTATGACCACCGCGAGGCTCCGCCTGAGACCGACATGACGGACCGCCAATCGCTGTTGGCTGGCCTGACCTTCACTTACGGAGACTCAGCTGACCGCAACGGTGGCCACGTCGACCTCGACACGATCGTGGCGACGATCTGGGATCCGGGCACGGATCCGCAGACCGCGCGCGCCGACTTCCTCAACCAGATCACCCACGCCTCGGACTCGTGGATCTCACAGCCCGAATGGGCAGGCGTCGCCGCGGCGGACAAGGTGGTCGGCCGGGGAGAAGAGGTCGTCCTCGGCTTCGACGGATCACGCCGCAGGAACCGCGGCGTCACGGACGCCACGGCGCTGGTTGGCTGCCGCGTTTCGGACGGACATCTCTTCTTGCTGGGCTGCTGGGAGCAGCCGGACGGGCCGTTCGGACAGGACTGGCAGGTCCCGACCATTGAGGTTCTGGCTGCTGTCGAGGACGCCTTCAGGGAGTACAAGGTCGTCGGCATGTATGCGGACCCTGCCCGGTGGGAGTCGCACGTTGCGAAGTGGGAGGCCGACCACGGGCGCCGCCTGAAGCTCAAGTCGTCGACGCAGCATCCGATCGAGTGGTGGATGACGGGTGGCCGGGCGGTTCAGATCGTGCGTGCGCTGGAGAAGTTCCGCTCAAGCGTGGTCGACGGCGAGCTGTCGCATGACGGCTCGAGCGTGCTGACGCGACACATCCTCAACGCCCGGCGCCGCGAGTCCCGCAGCGGCATCCAGATCATGAAAGAGCACCCGGACTCTCCCCGAAAGATCGACGCGGCCATTGCCGCCGTCCTCGCCTGGCAGTGCCGTGTTGACGCGATGGCCAAGGGGCTCGGCAAGAAGAAGGCCGGCAAGTCGGGACGGGTGGTGGTGCTGCGGTGA
- a CDS encoding NUDIX domain-containing protein: MTAPDTILTADVVVLSRDRRVLLVERGKQPFKGYWALPGGHVQAGESTLAAAVRELLEETGVEVDPVGLDCAGTFDTPGRDPRGQYVTVAYLTVLPAVVPPTAGDDASAAVWWPLDQLPMLAFDHAEILAAATAVCRSTP; this comes from the coding sequence ATGACCGCCCCCGACACGATCCTCACCGCCGATGTCGTGGTCCTGTCCCGGGACCGGCGGGTGCTGCTGGTCGAGCGTGGCAAGCAGCCCTTCAAGGGCTACTGGGCGCTTCCCGGCGGTCACGTCCAGGCGGGCGAATCCACTCTCGCAGCCGCTGTGCGTGAGCTGCTGGAGGAGACGGGCGTCGAAGTCGACCCGGTCGGCCTGGACTGCGCGGGCACGTTCGATACGCCGGGCCGTGACCCGCGCGGCCAGTACGTGACGGTCGCCTACCTGACTGTCCTCCCCGCTGTGGTGCCCCCGACTGCCGGTGACGACGCCAGCGCTGCCGTGTGGTGGCCGCTCGACCAGCTGCCGATGCTCGCGTTCGACCACGCCGAGATCCTCGCCGCGGCGACCGCTGTCTGCCGCTCCACCCCCTGA